The following proteins are co-located in the Selenihalanaerobacter shriftii genome:
- a CDS encoding aminotransferase-like domain-containing protein, which yields MFEKYFSKNAQQMQGSEIREFFKLTEKPEVISFAGGFPNKACLPTKEVEEISSRLLVEAEEGMLQYSPTEGQEMLRKYIVKFMAKKGIDIEVDNVLITSGSQQGLDLVSKIFVDPGDKILTEAPSYVGGLGAIRNYQGDIISIAVDDDGIKVDILEQKLKDLASKGKTPKFIYLIADFNNPTGLTISKKRRKRLVELAEKYGVLILEDDPYSKLRYNGIDEPAIKSFDKEGHVIYLGSFSKIFIPGVRIGWVVAHKEIIQKLILAKQSTDLCTNSFGQRLIATCGEEGIIDKQIEKLQEFYRKKRDKTLESLAKHFPIEASWTEPDGGFYTWVELPSNLNSKEILVKAIDNNVAFVTGSAFYVDDQGNNAFRLSFSQPDIDKIEEGIYRLSKTIKRELVKKNEIQKHIG from the coding sequence ATGTTTGAGAAATATTTTTCTAAGAATGCTCAGCAGATGCAGGGTTCAGAAATTCGTGAATTCTTTAAGCTAACTGAAAAGCCAGAGGTGATTTCATTTGCCGGTGGTTTTCCTAATAAAGCTTGTTTGCCAACCAAAGAAGTTGAGGAGATAAGTAGTAGACTGTTGGTAGAAGCTGAAGAAGGAATGCTGCAGTATAGTCCAACCGAAGGTCAAGAAATGCTAAGAAAGTATATAGTTAAGTTCATGGCTAAGAAAGGTATAGATATTGAAGTAGATAATGTTTTAATTACTAGTGGTTCTCAGCAAGGATTAGATTTAGTCAGTAAAATTTTTGTTGATCCTGGTGATAAAATTTTAACAGAAGCTCCTAGTTATGTAGGTGGATTAGGTGCTATTAGAAATTATCAAGGAGATATAATAAGTATTGCTGTAGATGATGATGGGATTAAAGTTGATATTTTAGAACAAAAGTTAAAGGATTTAGCTAGTAAAGGTAAAACACCAAAATTTATTTACTTAATTGCAGATTTTAATAATCCTACAGGCTTAACTATATCAAAGAAAAGAAGAAAGAGATTGGTTGAGTTAGCTGAAAAATATGGAGTTTTAATTCTAGAGGATGATCCATACAGCAAGTTAAGATATAATGGTATTGATGAACCAGCTATCAAGAGTTTTGATAAGGAAGGTCATGTGATTTATTTAGGTTCATTTTCTAAGATATTTATTCCAGGGGTTAGAATAGGCTGGGTAGTAGCTCATAAAGAGATAATTCAAAAATTAATTTTAGCGAAGCAATCTACAGATTTATGTACTAATTCTTTTGGTCAACGTTTAATTGCTACTTGCGGGGAAGAAGGAATTATTGATAAACAGATTGAAAAGTTACAAGAATTTTATCGTAAAAAGAGAGATAAGACTTTAGAATCTTTAGCTAAGCATTTTCCTATAGAGGCAAGTTGGACTGAACCAGATGGAGGTTTTTATACTTGGGTTGAATTACCATCAAATTTGAATTCTAAAGAAATTCTAGTAAAGGCTATTGATAATAATGTAGCTTTTGTAACAGGGTCAGCTTTTTATGTTGATGACCAGGGGAATAATGCTTTTAGACTTTCTTTTAGTCAGCCAGATATAGATAAAATAGAAGAAGGAATTTATAGATTAAGCAAGACTATTAAAAGAGAATTAGTTAAAAAGAATGAAATCCAAAAACATATAGGATAG
- the rocF gene encoding arginase codes for MRVAVIGVPLDLGANKRGVDMGPSAIRYANLTTKIEGLGIEVEDYGDIEVPIITNERRNQHNILEIRDVCISLSRKVKKSLEDDKVPLVIGGDHSIAIGTFSGLVRAKKDFGLIWFDAHADFNTLATSHSGNVHGIPLAVINQEGPTDLLSIMDNAYNLNESNVALIGIRDLDPLERERLKETDINIYTISDIDRLGIEQVMKEAIQITSQGKEGIHLSFDMDVLDPLVAPGVGTAVSGGLNYREAHLAMEILAETDILGSMELVEVNPILDERNRTAELAVELILSVLGKSIL; via the coding sequence GTGAGAGTTGCTGTTATTGGAGTTCCACTTGATTTAGGAGCGAATAAAAGAGGGGTAGATATGGGTCCTAGTGCTATTAGATATGCTAATTTAACTACTAAAATTGAAGGATTGGGAATTGAAGTCGAAGATTATGGTGATATAGAGGTGCCAATTATTACAAATGAAAGAAGAAATCAACATAATATTTTAGAGATTAGGGATGTTTGTATTTCTTTATCTAGAAAAGTAAAAAAGAGTTTAGAGGATGATAAGGTACCATTAGTTATTGGAGGCGATCATAGTATTGCTATAGGGACTTTCAGTGGTTTAGTTAGAGCCAAAAAAGATTTTGGTTTGATTTGGTTTGATGCTCATGCTGATTTTAATACTTTAGCTACTAGTCATTCCGGAAATGTTCATGGTATTCCTTTAGCAGTGATTAATCAAGAAGGACCAACTGATTTACTATCAATTATGGATAATGCATATAATTTAAATGAAAGCAATGTAGCTTTAATCGGTATTAGAGACTTAGACCCCCTAGAACGTGAGAGATTAAAAGAGACAGATATAAATATATATACAATAAGTGATATAGATAGGTTAGGAATAGAGCAAGTAATGAAAGAAGCTATTCAGATTACTAGTCAAGGGAAGGAAGGAATTCATCTTAGTTTTGATATGGATGTTTTAGACCCTTTAGTTGCTCCAGGGGTTGGTACTGCAGTAAGTGGAGGATTAAATTATAGAGAAGCACATTTAGCTATGGAAATATTAGCTGAAACAGACATTTTAGGCTCGATGGAGCTAGTTGAAGTAAACCCTATTTTAGATGAAAGGAATCGTACAGCTGAGTTGGCTGTAGAATTAATTTTATCTGTTTTAGGAAAGTCTATTTTATAA
- a CDS encoding CPBP family intramembrane glutamic endopeptidase: protein MANDNLKKLITNKREGHIWKIKEVLQLQFIWYLTLGLLSLANKYNLPNTPELNSFMHYLFGIIIKLLLIAYLIYILLFQHNFSLNRIGLTSNNYLNDLKFGIKISLPFPILTIILINLQHQVLDLNQLFQPLIKITSFNQLITSFLYFILLLFLTLIPALAIELFYRVIIYDFFKERFGRLLGALSSSLYYSIVLLRFEFGFLLGHFLIGLISIYLYEKNNNIFPSIIWQSFYQATTILYVFGFHSF, encoded by the coding sequence ATGGCAAATGATAATTTAAAGAAATTAATCACAAATAAAAGAGAGGGGCATATTTGGAAGATAAAAGAAGTATTGCAACTTCAATTCATTTGGTACCTTACTTTAGGTTTGCTTTCTTTAGCAAATAAATATAATCTTCCCAATACACCTGAGTTAAATTCTTTTATGCATTATCTATTTGGAATTATTATAAAATTGTTATTAATAGCTTACTTAATTTATATTTTACTTTTTCAGCATAATTTTTCTTTAAATCGAATAGGTTTAACCTCTAATAATTACTTAAATGACTTAAAATTTGGTATTAAAATCAGTCTCCCTTTTCCTATTCTAACTATTATTCTAATTAATCTTCAACATCAAGTATTAGATCTAAACCAATTATTTCAACCATTAATAAAAATCACTTCTTTTAATCAATTAATTACTAGCTTTCTTTACTTTATTCTGCTATTATTTTTAACTTTAATCCCTGCTTTAGCTATTGAACTATTCTATCGAGTTATAATCTATGACTTCTTTAAAGAAAGATTTGGGAGACTTTTAGGTGCTTTAAGCAGCAGCCTCTATTATTCTATCGTATTACTAAGATTTGAATTCGGATTTTTATTAGGACATTTCTTAATTGGACTCATCTCTATCTATCTTTATGAAAAAAACAATAATATATTCCCATCTATCATTTGGCAAAGTTTCTACCAAGCAACTACTATCCTATATGTTTTTGGATTTCATTCTTTTTAA
- the amrA gene encoding AmmeMemoRadiSam system protein A, whose product MSGIVFAGLSPHPPILIPEIGNENLQEIEDTREGMKRFAKRVKDSNPDLVITISPHGPVFSDAISIMNTQELKGDFGQFGFPELELNYELQEEMVEEIVKVTKQEDITVARIDKSTARKFEINPKLDHGALVPLYYLAEADVEDIPIIPITMGMLPYEELYKFGKIIQLIAMKLEYRVAIIASGDLSHRLTPDAPAGYNSQAKEFDKKLVQALKEDKIEDIFNLDQQLIEKAGECGLRPIIIMLGAIDGLDVSNELLSYEGPFGVGYGVLTYEIEGEDEDRRQLDQLLADRNAKLKQVREEESKLVKLARKAVEKYALNREKILPPEDLTPQMQKEAGVFVSIKKHGQLRGCIGTTEPVQENIAKEIIRNSLSAGFNDPRFEEVNLNELDDLIYTVDILEEPESIDSLDELDPQKFGVIVDKGQNSGLLLPRLEGVDTVEKQVEIAKRKAGLSPTEDDIELKRFKVTRYK is encoded by the coding sequence ATGAGTGGAATTGTATTTGCTGGACTAAGTCCTCACCCTCCGATTTTAATCCCTGAAATAGGTAATGAAAATTTACAGGAAATTGAGGATACACGAGAGGGAATGAAAAGGTTTGCTAAAAGAGTAAAAGATTCAAATCCAGATTTGGTTATCACCATAAGCCCTCATGGTCCAGTCTTTTCTGATGCAATAAGTATAATGAATACACAAGAGTTAAAAGGTGATTTCGGTCAGTTTGGTTTTCCAGAATTGGAATTAAATTATGAGTTACAAGAAGAGATGGTTGAAGAGATAGTTAAGGTGACAAAGCAAGAAGACATAACAGTAGCTAGAATTGATAAAAGTACTGCACGTAAATTTGAAATTAATCCTAAATTAGATCATGGAGCATTAGTGCCTCTTTATTATTTAGCAGAGGCGGATGTTGAAGATATACCAATAATTCCTATTACTATGGGTATGTTACCATATGAAGAATTATATAAATTTGGTAAGATAATACAATTAATAGCTATGAAATTAGAATATCGCGTAGCCATAATAGCCAGTGGCGACTTATCACACAGATTAACTCCAGATGCTCCCGCGGGGTATAATTCACAGGCTAAGGAGTTCGATAAAAAGTTAGTTCAGGCTCTAAAAGAAGATAAAATAGAGGATATCTTTAATTTAGACCAACAATTAATTGAAAAAGCAGGTGAATGTGGTCTAAGGCCAATTATTATCATGTTAGGGGCTATTGATGGTTTAGATGTTAGTAATGAACTTCTATCCTATGAAGGTCCTTTTGGAGTAGGGTATGGAGTGCTTACTTATGAGATTGAAGGAGAAGATGAGGATAGAAGACAATTAGATCAGTTATTAGCTGATCGAAATGCTAAATTAAAACAAGTTAGAGAAGAAGAGAGTAAATTAGTTAAGTTAGCGCGAAAAGCTGTAGAAAAATATGCTTTAAATCGAGAGAAAATACTTCCTCCAGAAGATTTAACTCCACAGATGCAAAAAGAAGCTGGAGTCTTTGTATCTATTAAAAAACATGGTCAACTCAGGGGATGTATTGGAACAACTGAACCTGTTCAGGAGAATATAGCTAAAGAGATAATCAGAAATTCTCTTAGTGCTGGGTTTAATGATCCTCGTTTTGAGGAGGTTAATTTAAATGAATTAGATGATTTGATTTATACAGTAGATATTTTAGAAGAACCAGAATCTATTGATAGTTTAGATGAATTAGATCCTCAAAAGTTTGGAGTTATAGTAGATAAGGGACAAAATAGTGGCCTTTTATTACCACGATTAGAAGGGGTCGATACAGTAGAAAAGCAAGTAGAGATTGCCAAAAGGAAAGCGGGATTATCACCAACAGAGGACGATATTGAATTAAAGAGATTTAAAGTAACTCGTTATAAATAG
- the amrS gene encoding AmmeMemoRadiSam system radical SAM enzyme produces MKEALWYKNLEQKQVECNLCPHNCILTHMQEGTCGARVNQNSKLIAKNYGKVSATAIDPIEKKPLFHFYPGTDILSLGTVGCNLSCKFCQNHHIAHNNKAQTESLNSEEVIKLADKHNLIGVAYTYSEPIIWFEYILDTAKLVQGAGMKNVLVTNGLINPEPLKELLPYIDGFNIDLKAFTDDFYQEVCQGYIAPVKETIKLANKSSLVEVTTLLIPGLNDSEEEIKELTEWLAEIDPNIPLHFSRYFPKYKLKREPTPVETLIQAKEIAEERLNFVYLGNIQQQKYRNTYCHECNKLIVERNFQAVQLHLKNGLCPECDTEINIIT; encoded by the coding sequence ATGAAAGAAGCTTTGTGGTACAAAAACTTAGAACAAAAGCAAGTAGAATGCAACTTATGTCCTCATAATTGTATTTTGACTCATATGCAGGAAGGTACATGTGGCGCAAGAGTAAATCAAAATAGTAAGCTAATAGCAAAAAATTATGGGAAGGTTAGTGCTACAGCAATAGATCCTATTGAAAAGAAACCACTTTTTCATTTTTATCCTGGAACTGATATATTATCTTTAGGAACTGTAGGTTGCAATTTAAGTTGTAAGTTCTGTCAAAATCACCATATAGCTCATAATAATAAAGCACAGACTGAAAGTTTAAATTCAGAAGAAGTAATTAAATTAGCTGATAAACATAATTTAATTGGAGTTGCTTATACCTATTCTGAACCTATTATTTGGTTTGAATATATTTTAGATACTGCTAAATTAGTGCAGGGGGCAGGAATGAAGAATGTTTTAGTAACTAATGGTCTAATAAATCCAGAACCACTTAAAGAGTTATTGCCTTATATAGATGGATTTAATATAGATTTGAAAGCTTTCACAGATGATTTTTACCAAGAAGTGTGTCAAGGATATATAGCTCCAGTTAAAGAAACAATTAAATTAGCTAATAAATCATCTCTAGTGGAGGTAACTACTCTGTTAATTCCAGGTTTAAATGATTCTGAGGAAGAAATTAAAGAGTTAACTGAGTGGTTAGCAGAGATTGATCCGAATATTCCGTTACATTTTTCTCGCTATTTTCCTAAGTATAAATTAAAAAGAGAACCTACTCCTGTAGAGACTTTAATTCAGGCTAAAGAAATAGCTGAAGAGAGATTAAATTTTGTTTATTTAGGTAATATACAACAACAGAAGTATAGAAATACATATTGTCATGAATGTAATAAACTTATAGTCGAAAGAAACTTTCAAGCGGTTCAACTTCATTTAAAGAATGGTTTATGTCCTGAATGTGATACAGAAATTAATATCATAACATAA